TCTTCTAGTCTCTCTAGAGAACCATTATTATATTTATACAAACAATGGTATGCTCTTTCTTTTCTTGCATCTATTAGAGAACAAATTTCAACATCATTGTCTGTTGACATACTAGCTATTGCATCTAGTTCATTAACTCCAGCTATTTTAAAGTCCCCTGAGGATGCTAATCCCTTTGCTGCTGCAACTCCTATTCTTATACCTGTAAATGATCCAGGCCCTGTACTTACAGATATTTTATCCACATCTTTCATTTGAGTACCTGTTATTTTTAAAAGATTATCTAGTTGCACCATTATATTTTCTGAATGTGTTTTTTTTATATTTATTGTCATTTCCCCTACTAATCCAGTTTCTGTAGAGTATAGCGCTACACTACCTATGTTTGTTGATGTATCAATTCCCAAAATTAACATAAGATAACATCTCCTTTTCTTTTTTTTCGTTCCCTATATATTTTATCTCTATTTTTCTTGAATTTTCATCATTATAATCAAAACGTATTTCAATGTATTCCTTTGGAAGCTCACTTTTAATAATATCTGCCCATTCTATTAGTAAAACTCCTTCATTATTTAGGTAATCTTCGTAACCTACTTCATATATTTCCTCTGCCTCTGAAAGTCTATATACATCAAAATGATAAAGGGGCAATCTTCCAGAAAAATATTCTAAAACATAGTTGAAAGTGGGACTTTTTAAATTTTCTGTAACTCCTAAGGATTTAGCAAATTTTTGTGTAAAAGTTGTTTTCCCTGTTCCTAAATTTCCAATTAAAGCTATTACATCTCCTTTATTTACAAAGTTTGAAAGATTCTTTGCCAATAAATCAATTTCTTCAAAACTCATTATTTTTTTCATATATACCCTTCCTTTTATAACTTTTTAATTATTATCTTTTTATTTTGTTTAAAATGTTTGTTGTTGATTTTCCCTCTACAAAAGATAATATTCTTACTTCTCCCCCATAAGATTCAACTATTTTTGTTTCTGGTAACTGATCTTTAGTGTAATCTCCACCCTTTACATGGATAGACGGTTGTAATTCTTCTATTAATCTTTCAGGAGTATCCTCTTTAAAAATAACTGTATAATCAACTGGTTTTAAACCACAAAGCATTTCAGCTCTGTCATTTTCTCCATTTATAGGTCTAGTATCCCCTTTTAATCTTTTTACTGAATCATCTGAATTTACTCCGACAATTAATACATCCCCTTGTTTTTTAGCTTCATTTAAATATCTTAAATGTCCAACATGTAAAATATCAAAGCATCCATTTGTAAATACAACTTTTTTGTTTTGAGATTTTAATTTTTCAATCAGTTCTTTTCCAAATTTTCTATCAATTATCACTTATTTCCTCCTATAGATTTTTATATCTTCATTTGATTTTACACTATTTTTATATTTATATCAACTATTGAAAATCCAATATCTATTATTTCATTTTTA
This genomic stretch from Fusobacterium sp. IOR10 harbors:
- the tsaB gene encoding tRNA (adenosine(37)-N6)-threonylcarbamoyltransferase complex dimerization subunit type 1 TsaB, encoding MLILGIDTSTNIGSVALYSTETGLVGEMTINIKKTHSENIMVQLDNLLKITGTQMKDVDKISVSTGPGSFTGIRIGVAAAKGLASSGDFKIAGVNELDAIASMSTDNDVEICSLIDARKERAYHCLYKYNNGSLERLEEYAVGELREYLETRQNKKTLYLGDGAIKYKDLICEVVNENAKFAKNSLTLPRASIVAELSISKEDNLYTMEPFYLSKTQAERQKEEQERKNK
- the rfaE2 gene encoding D-glycero-beta-D-manno-heptose 1-phosphate adenylyltransferase, giving the protein MIIDRKFGKELIEKLKSQNKKVVFTNGCFDILHVGHLRYLNEAKKQGDVLIVGVNSDDSVKRLKGDTRPINGENDRAEMLCGLKPVDYTVIFKEDTPERLIEELQPSIHVKGGDYTKDQLPETKIVESYGGEVRILSFVEGKSTTNILNKIKR
- the tsaE gene encoding tRNA (adenosine(37)-N6)-threonylcarbamoyltransferase complex ATPase subunit type 1 TsaE gives rise to the protein MKKIMSFEEIDLLAKNLSNFVNKGDVIALIGNLGTGKTTFTQKFAKSLGVTENLKSPTFNYVLEYFSGRLPLYHFDVYRLSEAEEIYEVGYEDYLNNEGVLLIEWADIIKSELPKEYIEIRFDYNDENSRKIEIKYIGNEKKEKEMLSYVNFGN